Genomic segment of Verrucomicrobium sp.:
AGACGAGGCGAGGGGAAAACGCGGGGGGCGTTGCCAAATCGCCCCGGGGCCGTTAACTCCAAGGGAATGCGGCTTGGCGTCCTCGGTTCCGGCAAAGGGAGCAACTTCGTCGCCGTCCAGCGGGCGATCCTGGACGGGCGCCTGCCGGCGGAGGTCGCCGTCGTCGTTTCCGACAGGGCGGAGGCGGGCATCCTCGACCACGCCCGCGCCTTCGGCCTCCCCGCGGAGGCGCTGCCTCCCAGCCGCTTCAAGACGAAGCTGGAGCCGGAGCTGGAAGAGGCCCTCGTCGCCCTCCTGCGCCGGTACGAGGTGGAGTGGGTCGTCCTGGCCGGTTACATGCGGGTGGTGAAGGAGCCCCTCTTGCGCGCTTTCCCGAAGCGGATCGTCAATATTCACCCCTCCCTTTTGCCCGCGTTCAAGGGGCTGGAAGCCTGGAAGCAGGCCCTGGCCGCCGGCGTTCCGGAGGCGGGCTGCACCGTTCACGAGGTGAACGCGGAGATCGACGGCGGCGCGATCCTGGGCCAGGAGCGGGTTCCCGTCCTGCCCGGCGACACGGCGGAGACTCTCCACGCCCGCATCCAGGAGGCGGAGCACCGCCTCTACCCCGCCGTGCTGGCGCAATTGGCCGCCGCGTCATGAGCGACGAACTCGATCTCTGGTCCAGCGCGCTCCCCACGCCGCCCCCGCCGAAGGAGATGGCGGCGCTCACCGTCGGCCAGGTCACCCGCCGCATCCGCGCCGCGTTGGAAGCGGAGCTGGGGGAGGTCTGGGTGCGGGGGGAGATTTCCAACCTCCGCAATCCCGGCTCCGGCCACCTCTATTTCACGTTGAAGGACGAGGAGGGGATGATCGCCGCCGTCCTCTTCCGCACCGACGCGCTCCGCCTGGCCGCGCCGCTGCGGGACGGCCAGGCCGTCCGCGTCCGGGGCCGCATCACCGTTTACGAGGCGCGCGGCCAATACCAGATCCAGGTCTTCGAGGTCCGGCCCGAAGGCCGGGGCACCCTGCAGGAGCGGTTCGAGGCGCTGAAGGCGCGCCTTTTGGCGGAGGGCCTTTTCGAGGCGGAGCGGAAGAAGCCGCTGCCCGTTTTTCCGGAGTCGGTCGGCCTCGTCACCTCCCTCCAGGGCGCGGTGATCCAGGATTTTTGCCGCATCTTGAAGCGCCGCGCGCCGGGCGTCCGCATCGTGGTGCGGGGCGTCCGCGTGCAGGGGGAGGGCGCGGCGGAGGAGATCGCCGCCGCCGTCGCCGCCTTCTCGGCGGAGGGCGCGGTCGACCTCCTCGTCGTCGCGCGCGGCGGCGGGAGCCTGGAAGATCTGTGGGCGTTCAACGAGGAGGCGGTCGCCCGCGCGCTGGCCGCCTGCGCCCTGCCGACGATCTCCGCCGTGGGCCACGAGACGGACTTCACCATCGCCGACTTCGTCGCCGACCTGCGCGCGCCGACGCCCAGCGCGGCGGCCGAGCTGCTGGTCCGCGAGTGGAAGGAGTGGCGGGACGAGGTGGAACTCCACCAGCGCCGCCTGGAGCGGGCCGTCCGCCAGCGTCTGGCCTGGGAGCGGGAGCGGTGGCGGCGGCTGAAGGAAAGCCCGCTCTTCCGCGAGCCGGGCCGGATCCTGGCCCGCCTCAGCCAGCGGCTTGACGACCTGCGGGAAGAGCTGGCCGCCGTGCTGCGCCGGACGGCGGCGGAGCGGCGGCAGCGCCTGGCCGTCCTGGCCGCGCGGCAAAAGGCCGCCTCGCCCAAGGCTGTCGTCGCGCGCAAGCGGCGGGAGCTGGCCCTCTGGGAGGCGCGCCTCCGCGCCCTGGGCCCGGAGGCGACGCTGGCGCGCGGCTACGCGCTGGTGTTCGACGAAAAGGGGAAGCTCGTCCGCAAGGCCGCCGAGGTCCGGCCCCCGCAGCCGCTCACCGTCCGCCTGGCGGACGGCACGGTGGAGGTGCGGGCGGAAAAGAAGCGGGATTAGATATCCCGTTGATAGTGAGCTGCTAAGGCCTGCTCCAGGCCGGGCGATGGCCGCGTGAGCGCCCGATGGGGCTGCCGCGCCCGGCAAGGAGCCGGGGGGAAGGCGAGGGGGCGGACGTCCGCCTCCAGGAGCAGGGGAAGGCGGCCAAGGGCGACGTTTTTCAGTCCGGAGGTCGATTTCATGGTTTTGGGGTCGGAATGGAGCCTATCGGAGACATGTGGCGCTGCCGGGGCGGCCTTGTGATTTCGGGGTGTACGGGAGGTGACGGGACGGCGGCTTTTCGACTTTGTACGTATTTTTCTAATAAATTTTCAAAAATCCGTTGACTGTACGGGGGTTTTTGCTGAAATCGATGGCTCCCCTGAATTCTTGGTACTCTGGTGCGGGCCCTTTTCAAGGGTCCAGAATGGATGGACCAAGGAGCGGGGCTTCGTCGTCTTTTTCGGTCTCGGCCGGGAAGGAAGATAAAACGAAGCGCCGCTTGCCGTTCGGGGGAAGTGCCCGCGCCGCCCATGTAGCTCAGTTGGCAGAGCACGTCCTTGGTAAGGACGAGGTCACCGGTTCAAGCCCGGTCATGGGCTCGGCCCGGCAAAAAGAATTTTGCAGTAGTCAGTGTCGGCCCGCGCGAGCGGGAGAAAAAAGAAAACAGCAGAAAAAAGAGAAACGAAACCGGAAGAGCGGGTGACCGCCCTTCCAATAACCTAAAACTCAGGAGTAAGCAAAAATGGCTAAAGAAGCCTTCGCTCGCACGAAACCGCACGTCAACATCGGCACGATCGGCCACGTTGACCACGGCAAGACCACCCTCACCGCCGCTATCACCACCGTCCTGGCCAAGAAGGGCCTGGCCGAAGCGCGCAAATACGACGACATCGACAACGCTCCCGAAGAAAAGGAGCGCGGCATCACCATCAACACCTCCCACCAGGAGTACCAGACCGAGAAGCGCCACTACGCGCACGTCGACTGCCCCGGCCACGCCGACTACGTCAAGAACATGATCACCGGCGCCGCGCAGATGGACGGCGCGATCCTCGTCGTCTCCGCCGCGGACGGCCCGATGCCCCAGACCCGTGAGCACATCCTCCTGGCCCGCCAGGTCGGCGTTCCCTCCCTGGTCGTCTTCCTGAACAAGTGTGACATGGTCGACGACAAGGAGCTCCTCGACCTCGTCGAGCTCGAAGTCCGCGAGCTGCTCACCCAGTACGAGTTCCCCGGCGACAAGATCCCCATCGTCCGCGGTTCCGCCCTCAAGGCCCTGGAAGGCGACGCCGAAGGCGAAGCCCAGATCATGGCCCTCATGGAAGCCGTCGACAGCTACATCCCCATCCCCGAGCGTCCGAAAGATCAGCCCTTCCTGATGTCCGTGGAAGACGTGTTCAACATCGAAGGCCGCGGCACCGTCGCCACCGGCCGTGTCGAGCGCGGCATCCTCAAGAAGATGGAGGAAGTCGAGATCGTCGGCCTGAAGCCGACGGCCAAGACCACCGTCACCGACATTGAAATGTTCCGCAAGCTCCTCGACACCGCCGAAGCGGGCGACAACGTCGGCCTGCTCCTCCGCGGCGTCAAGAAGGAAGACATCGAGCGCGGCCAGGTCATCGCCAAGGTCGGCTCCATCACCCCGCACACGAAGTTCAAGGCCAACGTCTACATCCTGACCAAGGAAGAAGGCGGCCGCCACACTCCGTTCTTCGCCAACTACCGCCCGCAGTTCTACTTCCGCACCACGGACGTGACCGGCAGCGTGAAGCTGAAGGAAGGCGTGGAGATGGTCATGCCCGGCGACAACATCGAGATCGAGGTGGAGCTGATCTCCCCCATCGCGCTCGAGAAGACCGTCCGCTTCGCGATCCGCGAGGGTGGCCGCACCGTCGGTGCGGGCCGCGTCTCCGAGATCATCGCCTAAACCGGAGAACTCACTAAGCCTTTAGATCGGTCCAAATCATCCGAAGCCGGAGCGCGCGCCCCTTTAGGGCAGTAGCTCAATTGGTAGAGTAGCGGTCTCCAAAACCGTCGGTTGGGGGTTCGAGTCCCTCCTGCCCTGGGGAGCGCGTTTCCGGCTTTGGTTGGCTTTCTGAAGGCTTTTCTTCTCTGACTTAACATGTTCCGCGACCTGCTTTCCCCCCTCTCCGGGCTCACGTTCTTCCAGTGGGGGCTCCTGGCCATCGGCCTGGGGCTCGCTCTCTGGATTTTGGTGCGCCACGGCGCGGGCATCGTCCGCTTCGCCGGGGAGACGAAGGCCGAGCTGCAAAAGTGCAGCTGGCCCTGGAACCCCCAGGAGCAGGGCCCGCGGAAATACAAGGAACTGATCGACGCCACCATGATCGTCGCCATTTCCGCCCTTTTCCTGGCCGCCTTCGTGACCAGCTGGGATTTCCTCCTGGTTCACGTCATCGGCCTCTTCACCCACTCTCACGCCTAACCCTTTCATGAACGACACGGCGATCCCCTCTTCCGAATCCGGCACGGACCAGACCCCGGCCACTCAGGGCCAGTGGTACGCCCTGCACTGCCTCTCCGGCCAGGAGGGGAAGGTGAAGAAGAACATTGAGCAGCGCATCAAGACGGAGGAGATCTCCGACCTCATCTTCGAGGTTGTCATCCCCATCGAGCGCGTCTCGGAAGTCCGCCGCGGCAAGCGCGTGGAGACCGAGCGGAAGCTCTATCCCGGCTACGTTTTCCTCAACATGGCCCTGCGCGACGGCGAATCCAAGCTGATCGACCGCTCCTGGTACTTCGTCCGCGAGACCCCCGGCATCATCGGCTTTGCCGACGGTGACAATCCCCTCCCCATGCCCTCCGAGCAGATCGAGGCCATGCTGCGCCAGATGCGCGAGCGGGAGGAGAAGGTCCAGCCCCGCGTCGCCTTCAACGTGGGCGACAAGGTCAAGGTCGGCGACGGCCCCTTCCTCAATTCCGAGGGCATCATCGAGGAGATCGATCCCGAGCGCGGCAAGCTGCGCGTCTCCGTCAGCATGTTCGGCCGTTCCACCCCCGTGGAACTCGAATACTGGCAGGTCGAAAAGTCCGCTTAATCCAACACAACACACACAGAGTATCTTATGGGTAAAGAAGTCACGGCGATCGTTCGCCTCCAAATCCCGGCCGGTCAGGCCAATCCCGCCCCCCCCGTCGGTCCGGCCCTCGGCCAGCACGGCGTCAACATCATGGGCTTCTGCAAGGAGTTCAACGCCGCCACGCAGAAGGACGCCGGGAACATCCTCCCGGTCGTCATCTCCATCTACAAGGACAAGTCCTTCACCTTCATCACGAAGAGCCCGCCCGCCGCGGTCCTCCTCAAGAAGCTGGCCAACCTGGCCAGCGGCTCCAAGGAGCCGAACCGCGTCAAGGTCGGCAAGGTGACCCGCAAGCAGGTGATGGAGATCGTCAAGATCAAGCGCAAGGACCTCAACGCGAACAGCGACGAGGCGGCCTTCCGCATGATCGCCGGCACCGCCCGCAACATGGGCATCGAGATCATCGACAACGACTAGAATTTAAGAAAACAACCCGTGGGAGGGCCCCGTCACCGGGGTCCGCTCGCACCACCAGGAAAACACACACATGGCCAACAAGCGCAGCAAGCGTTATGAAGCGGCGGCGAAGCTCGTCGACGCGACGAAGACCTACTCCCTGACGGAAGCGGTCGAACTCATCAAGTCCCTCCCGAAGGGCAAGACCGACGAGACCGTCGACCTCGCCTTCCGTCTGGGCGTCGACCCGAAACAGAGCGACCAGATGGTGCGCGGCACCGTCGCCCTGCCCCACGGCTCCGGCAAGAACGTCCGCGTCCTCGTCTTCGCCAAAGGCGCGGCGGCCGAAGCGGCCAAGGAAGCCGGCGCCGACATCGTCGGCTTCGAGGAGCTGGTCAAGAAGGTCGCCGAGGGCTTCCAGGATTTCGACGTCGCCGTCGCCACCCCGGACGCCATGGGTGAAGTCCGCAAGCTCGGCAAGGTCCTCGGGCCCCGCGGCCTGATGCCCAACCCGCGCACCGGCACCGTCACCGACGACACGGCCAAGGCCGTCCGCGAGTGCAAGGCGGGCCGCATCGAGTTCAAGCTCGATAAGTCCGGCAACGTCCACTCCATCGTGGGCAAGTCCTCCTTCACCCCGGAGCAGCTGGAAGCCAACGGCAAAGCCGTCATCGACGCCGTCGCCAAGGCCCGCCCCAGCAGCGCCAAGGGCCGCTACATCCAGCGCGCCACCCTGGCCACCACGTTCTCCCCGGGCATCACCGTGGACATCACCCCGTTCCTGCGCGGTTAATCCCCAACAAACCAGAGTC
This window contains:
- the rplA gene encoding 50S ribosomal protein L1, which translates into the protein MANKRSKRYEAAAKLVDATKTYSLTEAVELIKSLPKGKTDETVDLAFRLGVDPKQSDQMVRGTVALPHGSGKNVRVLVFAKGAAAEAAKEAGADIVGFEELVKKVAEGFQDFDVAVATPDAMGEVRKLGKVLGPRGLMPNPRTGTVTDDTAKAVRECKAGRIEFKLDKSGNVHSIVGKSSFTPEQLEANGKAVIDAVAKARPSSAKGRYIQRATLATTFSPGITVDITPFLRG
- the purN gene encoding phosphoribosylglycinamide formyltransferase, which encodes MRLGVLGSGKGSNFVAVQRAILDGRLPAEVAVVVSDRAEAGILDHARAFGLPAEALPPSRFKTKLEPELEEALVALLRRYEVEWVVLAGYMRVVKEPLLRAFPKRIVNIHPSLLPAFKGLEAWKQALAAGVPEAGCTVHEVNAEIDGGAILGQERVPVLPGDTAETLHARIQEAEHRLYPAVLAQLAAAS
- the tuf gene encoding elongation factor Tu — encoded protein: MAKEAFARTKPHVNIGTIGHVDHGKTTLTAAITTVLAKKGLAEARKYDDIDNAPEEKERGITINTSHQEYQTEKRHYAHVDCPGHADYVKNMITGAAQMDGAILVVSAADGPMPQTREHILLARQVGVPSLVVFLNKCDMVDDKELLDLVELEVRELLTQYEFPGDKIPIVRGSALKALEGDAEGEAQIMALMEAVDSYIPIPERPKDQPFLMSVEDVFNIEGRGTVATGRVERGILKKMEEVEIVGLKPTAKTTVTDIEMFRKLLDTAEAGDNVGLLLRGVKKEDIERGQVIAKVGSITPHTKFKANVYILTKEEGGRHTPFFANYRPQFYFRTTDVTGSVKLKEGVEMVMPGDNIEIEVELISPIALEKTVRFAIREGGRTVGAGRVSEIIA
- the xseA gene encoding exodeoxyribonuclease VII large subunit — translated: MSDELDLWSSALPTPPPPKEMAALTVGQVTRRIRAALEAELGEVWVRGEISNLRNPGSGHLYFTLKDEEGMIAAVLFRTDALRLAAPLRDGQAVRVRGRITVYEARGQYQIQVFEVRPEGRGTLQERFEALKARLLAEGLFEAERKKPLPVFPESVGLVTSLQGAVIQDFCRILKRRAPGVRIVVRGVRVQGEGAAEEIAAAVAAFSAEGAVDLLVVARGGGSLEDLWAFNEEAVARALAACALPTISAVGHETDFTIADFVADLRAPTPSAAAELLVREWKEWRDEVELHQRRLERAVRQRLAWERERWRRLKESPLFREPGRILARLSQRLDDLREELAAVLRRTAAERRQRLAVLAARQKAASPKAVVARKRRELALWEARLRALGPEATLARGYALVFDEKGKLVRKAAEVRPPQPLTVRLADGTVEVRAEKKRD
- the rplK gene encoding 50S ribosomal protein L11 encodes the protein MGKEVTAIVRLQIPAGQANPAPPVGPALGQHGVNIMGFCKEFNAATQKDAGNILPVVISIYKDKSFTFITKSPPAAVLLKKLANLASGSKEPNRVKVGKVTRKQVMEIVKIKRKDLNANSDEAAFRMIAGTARNMGIEIIDND
- the nusG gene encoding transcription termination/antitermination protein NusG; translation: MNDTAIPSSESGTDQTPATQGQWYALHCLSGQEGKVKKNIEQRIKTEEISDLIFEVVIPIERVSEVRRGKRVETERKLYPGYVFLNMALRDGESKLIDRSWYFVRETPGIIGFADGDNPLPMPSEQIEAMLRQMREREEKVQPRVAFNVGDKVKVGDGPFLNSEGIIEEIDPERGKLRVSVSMFGRSTPVELEYWQVEKSA
- a CDS encoding preprotein translocase subunit SecE, producing the protein MFRDLLSPLSGLTFFQWGLLAIGLGLALWILVRHGAGIVRFAGETKAELQKCSWPWNPQEQGPRKYKELIDATMIVAISALFLAAFVTSWDFLLVHVIGLFTHSHA